The following coding sequences lie in one Aquabacterium sp. A3 genomic window:
- the clpS gene encoding ATP-dependent Clp protease adapter ClpS: MNHPFRLNASNPPAGPGEQGEGAAVVEKEELALEPPKLYQVVMLNDDFTPMEFVVFVLQEHFRHDLDTATQIMLKIHHEGRGVCGVFTKDVAATKVELVLAAARRAGHPLQCILETA; the protein is encoded by the coding sequence ATGAATCATCCGTTTCGCCTGAATGCGTCCAACCCGCCAGCCGGTCCCGGTGAGCAGGGCGAGGGTGCGGCCGTGGTCGAGAAGGAAGAACTCGCGCTTGAGCCGCCCAAGCTCTATCAAGTCGTCATGCTCAATGACGATTTCACGCCAATGGAGTTTGTGGTATTCGTCTTGCAAGAGCATTTCCGTCATGATCTCGACACTGCCACACAGATCATGCTGAAAATCCACCACGAGGGTCGTGGTGTGTGCGGCGTCTTCACCAAGGATGTCGCGGCCACCAAGGTCGAACTCGTTCTTGCCGCCGCCCGGCGCGCCGGGCATCCCCTGCAGTGCATCCTGGAGACCGCATGA
- the icd gene encoding NADP-dependent isocitrate dehydrogenase has translation MYQHIKVPEGGQKITVNPDFSLNVPNNPIIPYIEGDGTGFDITPVMIKVVDAAVEKAYGGTKKIHWMEIYAGEKSTRVYGPDVWLPEETLEVLKDYVVSIKGPLTTPVGGGIRSLNVALRQELDLYVCLRPVRYFKGVPSPVKEPEKTDMVIFRENSEDIYAGIEFEAQSDKAKKLIKFLQEEFGVKKIRFPDTSGIGIKPVSKEGTERLVRKAIQYAIDNDKPSVTIVHKGNIMKYTEGGFRDWAYGLAQTEFGAELIDGGPWCKFKNPKTGKDIIVKDAIADAFLQQILLRPAEYSVIATLNLNGDYVSDALAAQVGGIGIAPGANLSDSIAMFEATHGTAPKYAGKDYVNPGSEILSAEMMLRHMGWFEAADLIISSMDKAIQSKKVTYDFARLMEGATQVSCSGFGQVMIDHM, from the coding sequence ATGTATCAGCACATCAAGGTGCCCGAAGGCGGGCAGAAGATCACGGTGAACCCGGACTTCTCGCTCAACGTGCCCAACAATCCCATCATCCCTTACATCGAAGGCGACGGGACCGGTTTTGACATCACACCCGTGATGATCAAGGTGGTCGACGCCGCTGTTGAAAAAGCCTACGGCGGCACCAAGAAGATCCACTGGATGGAGATCTATGCCGGCGAGAAGTCCACCCGCGTTTACGGCCCCGATGTCTGGCTGCCGGAAGAAACGCTGGAGGTGCTCAAGGACTACGTCGTCTCCATCAAAGGCCCGCTCACCACGCCCGTGGGTGGCGGCATCCGTTCGCTGAACGTTGCGCTGCGGCAAGAACTCGACCTCTACGTTTGCTTGCGCCCGGTGCGTTACTTCAAGGGCGTGCCGTCGCCGGTCAAAGAGCCCGAGAAGACCGACATGGTGATCTTCCGCGAAAACTCGGAAGACATCTATGCGGGCATCGAGTTCGAAGCCCAGAGCGACAAGGCCAAAAAGCTGATCAAGTTCCTGCAGGAAGAGTTCGGCGTCAAGAAGATCCGCTTCCCCGACACCTCGGGCATCGGCATCAAGCCCGTGTCCAAGGAAGGCACTGAGCGCCTGGTGCGCAAGGCCATCCAGTACGCCATCGACAACGACAAGCCCAGCGTCACCATCGTGCACAAAGGCAACATCATGAAGTACACCGAAGGTGGCTTCCGTGATTGGGCTTATGGCCTGGCGCAGACCGAGTTTGGGGCCGAGTTGATCGATGGTGGTCCGTGGTGCAAGTTCAAGAACCCGAAGACGGGCAAGGACATCATCGTCAAGGACGCCATCGCTGATGCCTTCTTGCAGCAGATCTTGCTGCGCCCGGCCGAATACAGCGTGATCGCCACGCTGAACCTCAACGGTGACTACGTCTCTGACGCCCTGGCAGCGCAGGTGGGTGGCATCGGCATCGCCCCCGGGGCCAACCTGTCGGATTCGATCGCCATGTTCGAAGCCACGCACGGCACCGCGCCCAAGTACGCCGGCAAAGACTACGTGAACCCGGGCTCGGAGATCCTGTCGGCCGAGATGATGCTGCGGCACATGGGCTGGTTCGAGGCCGCCGACCTGATCATCTCGTCGATGGACAAGGCCATCCAGAGCAAAAAGGTCACTTATGACTTTGCCCGCCTCATGGAGGGCGCAACGCAGGTGTCTTGCTCAGGTTTTGGCCAGGTGATGATCGATCACATGTGA
- a CDS encoding sulfite exporter TauE/SafE family protein, giving the protein MLTGLLLSAFLMGLGGMAHCAAMCGMACSVALPRGVPLMALLGRSLGYAALGAMAAASAGVIAQLGREVAFLQPFWIMLLAAAVVLGLWLAFTGRMPAMLDHWGLGVYRRARARWQAWAAAHAGAWWQPAWPLLAGALWAFLPCALLYGALMLAALAPDAAGGAAVMLVFSVPSAFGVWAAPWVLGRLLRRSASSTGAAPPPGPAGLGTVAPVLWLRQQPVVATDAPPAVALPQEGSRGTAWMDPRWAVRLAGLGMAAMAGWGISHHLWMQYQAWCA; this is encoded by the coding sequence ATGTTGACCGGCCTGTTGCTGTCTGCATTTCTGATGGGCCTGGGTGGCATGGCCCACTGCGCGGCGATGTGTGGCATGGCCTGTTCGGTGGCCTTGCCGAGGGGGGTGCCCCTGATGGCCCTGCTGGGCCGCAGCCTGGGTTATGCCGCGCTGGGCGCCATGGCGGCCGCCAGTGCGGGCGTGATCGCGCAGTTGGGGCGTGAGGTGGCCTTCCTGCAACCGTTCTGGATCATGTTGCTGGCGGCGGCCGTGGTGCTGGGCTTGTGGCTGGCGTTCACGGGCCGCATGCCGGCGATGCTGGACCATTGGGGCCTGGGGGTTTACCGGCGCGCGCGCGCCCGCTGGCAGGCCTGGGCAGCCGCGCACGCCGGCGCATGGTGGCAACCCGCATGGCCATTGCTGGCTGGTGCGCTGTGGGCGTTTTTGCCCTGTGCGCTGCTGTACGGTGCCTTGATGCTGGCAGCACTGGCGCCCGATGCAGCGGGTGGTGCCGCAGTCATGTTGGTGTTCTCTGTGCCCAGCGCCTTCGGTGTGTGGGCCGCCCCCTGGGTCTTGGGCCGTTTGCTCCGGCGCTCGGCGTCGTCCACCGGCGCGGCGCCTCCGCCTGGCCCAGCGGGCTTGGGCACGGTGGCACCCGTGCTTTGGCTGCGACAGCAGCCGGTGGTGGCCACCGACGCGCCGCCTGCCGTGGCGCTGCCCCAGGAGGGCTCGCGTGGCACGGCCTGGATGGACCCGCGCTGGGCGGTGAGGCTGGCCGGTCTGGGCATGGCGGCCATGGCCGGCTGGGGCATTTCGCACCACCTGTGGATGCAGTACCAGGCCTGGTGCGCTTGA
- the hemN gene encoding oxygen-independent coproporphyrinogen III oxidase, producing MVHVTSDMLTRLDVSGPRYTSYPTADRFVEAYGAAQYAQALHQRGSGGGAIAGPANPLSVYVHIPFCESVCYYCACNKIITRHHERAQPYLAALKQEIELVRQQLGPRQAVSQLHFGGGSPTFLSNDELNDLMQVLKEAFRFVPGGEYAIEVDPRTVDGPRLAALAEMGFNRLSLGVQDFDPDVQKAVHRVQPFASVQALMEQARTLGFESINTDLIYGLPKQNLVGFRRTLEQLASLRPDRVALYGYAHLPQRFKPQRRIDAADLPPAQDKVAMLAMAIDVLREAGYDYIGMDHFALHHDSLSVAKRQGRLHRNFQGYSTHADSDLIGLGVSAIGRVGAHYSQNAKTLEDYTDALSRGELPIDRGLVLSRDDLVRRAVIMAVMCQGRVDIESIELAYLIDFRQYFAAELRQLEPLVEMGLVQLESDGVRVTPLGWYFVRAIAMVFDRYLQADRTAGRFSRII from the coding sequence GTGGTGCATGTCACTTCCGACATGCTGACCCGCCTGGACGTCAGCGGGCCGCGTTACACCTCTTACCCCACCGCAGACCGGTTTGTGGAGGCCTATGGCGCTGCACAGTACGCTCAGGCCTTGCATCAGCGCGGCAGCGGTGGCGGCGCCATCGCCGGACCGGCCAATCCGCTGTCGGTGTATGTGCACATCCCGTTTTGCGAATCGGTTTGCTACTACTGTGCGTGCAACAAGATCATCACCCGACACCATGAGCGGGCGCAGCCTTACCTGGCTGCCTTGAAGCAGGAAATCGAGTTGGTGAGGCAGCAGTTGGGGCCTCGGCAAGCGGTGTCACAGCTGCATTTTGGCGGCGGCAGCCCCACGTTCTTGTCCAATGACGAACTGAACGACCTGATGCAGGTGCTCAAGGAGGCGTTCCGTTTTGTGCCGGGTGGCGAATACGCCATCGAGGTGGACCCACGCACCGTGGACGGGCCACGCCTGGCCGCGCTGGCCGAGATGGGCTTCAATCGCCTCAGCCTGGGGGTGCAAGACTTTGACCCGGACGTTCAGAAGGCGGTGCACCGTGTTCAGCCCTTCGCGTCGGTCCAGGCGCTGATGGAGCAGGCGCGCACTTTGGGGTTCGAGTCCATCAACACCGATCTGATCTACGGCTTGCCCAAGCAGAATCTGGTGGGCTTTCGTCGCACGCTGGAACAACTGGCGTCATTGAGGCCCGATCGCGTGGCCTTGTACGGCTACGCGCACCTGCCTCAGAGGTTCAAGCCCCAGCGCCGCATCGACGCCGCAGACCTGCCCCCGGCGCAGGACAAAGTCGCCATGCTGGCCATGGCCATCGACGTGTTGCGTGAGGCCGGCTACGACTACATCGGCATGGATCACTTCGCGCTTCACCATGACAGCCTGTCGGTGGCCAAGCGCCAGGGGCGACTGCACCGCAACTTTCAAGGCTACAGCACCCACGCCGACAGCGACCTGATTGGTCTGGGTGTATCGGCCATCGGGCGGGTAGGGGCCCACTACAGCCAGAACGCCAAGACCCTGGAGGACTACACCGATGCCTTGTCGCGCGGTGAGTTGCCCATCGACCGTGGCCTGGTGCTCAGCCGCGACGATCTGGTTCGTCGTGCGGTCATCATGGCGGTGATGTGCCAGGGCAGGGTGGACATCGAATCCATTGAGCTGGCGTACCTGATTGATTTCAGGCAATACTTCGCGGCTGAATTGCGTCAACTGGAGCCGCTCGTCGAGATGGGGTTGGTGCAACTGGAGTCAGACGGTGTGCGTGTCACGCCCTTGGGGTGGTACTTTGTGCGGGCGATCGCCATGGTGTTCGACCGCTATTTGCAAGCCGACCGTACCGCTGGTCGCTTCTCTCGGATCATCTGA
- the fnr gene encoding fumarate/nitrate reduction transcriptional regulator Fnr, producing MRLDSFKVACSSCNLRELCLPVGLTQNQLNHLDDLVASRKMVKRGEALFHTGDPFRSLYAVRTGFFKTRISAEDGRDQVTGFQMAGELLGLDGISTDRHACDAVALEDSQVCVIPFSQLEELSREVSDLQHQFHKIMSREIVRDHGVMLLLGSMRAEERLAAFLLNLTQRLHARGFSASALVLRMTREEIGSYLGLKLETVSRTFSKFQEEGFLEVKQRDIRIINEDGLKALVNNARC from the coding sequence ATGAGACTTGATTCCTTCAAGGTCGCGTGCTCCAGCTGCAACCTTCGTGAGTTGTGCCTGCCTGTGGGCCTGACCCAAAACCAGTTGAACCACCTGGATGACTTGGTGGCGTCGCGCAAGATGGTCAAGCGCGGTGAAGCACTGTTCCACACGGGCGACCCATTCCGCTCTTTGTATGCGGTGCGCACCGGTTTCTTCAAAACCCGGATCTCGGCTGAAGACGGCCGGGATCAGGTGACGGGGTTTCAGATGGCAGGCGAGTTGCTGGGCCTGGACGGCATCAGCACCGACCGGCACGCCTGCGATGCGGTGGCATTGGAAGACTCGCAGGTTTGCGTGATTCCGTTTTCTCAGCTGGAAGAGCTGTCGCGCGAGGTCTCGGACCTGCAGCACCAATTCCACAAGATCATGAGCCGCGAGATTGTTCGTGATCATGGCGTGATGCTGCTGCTGGGCAGCATGCGGGCTGAAGAACGCCTGGCCGCCTTTTTGCTGAACCTCACGCAGCGCCTGCATGCACGGGGCTTCTCGGCATCTGCGCTGGTGCTGCGCATGACACGCGAAGAAATCGGCAGCTACCTGGGTCTGAAGCTGGAAACCGTGAGCCGCACGTTCTCGAAATTCCAGGAAGAGGGCTTCCTGGAGGTCAAGCAGCGCGACATCCGCATCATCAATGAAGACGGATTGAAGGCACTGGTCAACAACGCACGTTGCTGA
- a CDS encoding nitrogen fixation protein FixH, whose translation MAQSAPGNNAQSAPVSNPPWWRLPIVWLVIGGPALVVVAGLTTVVIAVRNVDPVLDTSAGQVHSAKELPAHKARNHAADPTRAVLDAN comes from the coding sequence ATGGCCCAATCTGCACCTGGTAACAACGCCCAGTCTGCGCCCGTGAGCAACCCGCCCTGGTGGCGCCTGCCCATCGTCTGGCTGGTCATCGGCGGCCCCGCTCTGGTGGTGGTGGCCGGCCTCACCACCGTGGTCATCGCCGTGCGCAACGTCGACCCCGTGCTGGACACTTCTGCCGGCCAGGTTCACTCGGCCAAAGAGTTGCCCGCGCACAAAGCGCGCAACCATGCCGCCGACCCCACCAGGGCTGTGCTGGACGCGAATTGA
- the ccoG gene encoding cytochrome c oxidase accessory protein CcoG — protein sequence MCDVMTDTTASPPPAASPEQREVRREQVISLYKKSETIYARAVDGWFAKWRWALVWLTQLVFYGTPWLYWNERQAVLFDLGSRRFYIFNLVLYPQDFIYLTALLVISAYGLFLFTAVAGRLWCGYACPQSVYTEIFMWIERKFEGDRMKRMKLDKGPWTFEKLWRKGGKQLAWIAVALWTGYTFVGYFTPIRELGASVLALGLGPWETFWVLFYGFATYGNAGFMREQVCKYMCPYARFQSAMFDRDTLIISYDPKRGEPRGAKSRKAAASGQAKGDCIDCTLCVQVCPTGIDIRNGLQYECIGCAACIDVCDGVMDKMGTPRGLIRYTTQNAMDQGWDSSQMWSRVARPRVLLYTAILVAVVGAFMYSLYTRPPFRVDIVKDRGALARIVDDGYVENVYRVQVMNASETVQRYRVGVEQLPQAEVEGGQDIVLGPAEARWVPVSVRIPPDTAARLGSGSMGMTIVVERMRHGVDAQLDVREKSTFMIPR from the coding sequence ATGTGTGATGTCATGACCGACACGACTGCATCCCCACCTCCCGCCGCCTCACCAGAACAACGAGAAGTTCGACGCGAGCAGGTCATTTCCCTTTACAAGAAAAGTGAAACCATCTACGCCCGGGCGGTGGATGGCTGGTTTGCCAAGTGGCGCTGGGCGCTGGTGTGGCTGACCCAACTGGTCTTTTATGGAACCCCCTGGTTGTACTGGAACGAGCGTCAGGCGGTGCTCTTTGATCTGGGCTCTCGGCGCTTCTACATCTTCAACCTGGTGCTGTATCCGCAAGACTTCATTTACCTGACGGCACTCCTGGTGATCTCGGCTTACGGCCTGTTCCTGTTCACGGCCGTGGCCGGGCGGCTGTGGTGTGGGTATGCGTGCCCGCAATCGGTCTACACCGAGATCTTCATGTGGATCGAACGCAAGTTCGAAGGTGACCGCATGAAGCGCATGAAGCTGGACAAGGGGCCCTGGACCTTTGAAAAGCTCTGGCGCAAGGGCGGCAAGCAACTCGCATGGATCGCCGTGGCCTTGTGGACGGGCTACACCTTCGTGGGCTACTTCACGCCGATTCGTGAGTTGGGTGCCTCGGTGCTGGCACTGGGCCTGGGCCCCTGGGAGACCTTCTGGGTGCTGTTTTACGGTTTTGCCACCTACGGCAATGCCGGTTTCATGCGTGAGCAGGTCTGCAAGTACATGTGTCCGTATGCGCGCTTCCAAAGCGCCATGTTCGACCGCGACACGCTCATCATCAGCTACGACCCCAAGCGTGGCGAGCCGCGTGGCGCCAAGTCCCGCAAGGCGGCCGCCAGTGGCCAGGCCAAGGGCGATTGCATCGACTGCACACTGTGTGTTCAGGTGTGTCCCACTGGCATCGACATCCGCAATGGCCTGCAGTATGAGTGCATCGGCTGTGCTGCATGCATTGACGTTTGCGATGGTGTGATGGACAAGATGGGCACGCCCCGTGGCCTGATTCGCTACACCACGCAAAATGCCATGGACCAGGGGTGGGACTCGTCCCAGATGTGGTCTCGGGTGGCGCGGCCTCGTGTGTTGCTGTACACCGCGATCCTGGTGGCGGTGGTGGGCGCCTTCATGTACAGCCTGTACACCCGCCCCCCATTCCGCGTTGACATCGTCAAGGACCGTGGGGCGCTGGCGCGCATCGTGGACGATGGCTATGTCGAGAACGTGTACCGCGTGCAGGTGATGAACGCCTCTGAAACCGTTCAGCGCTACCGCGTGGGCGTCGAGCAATTGCCCCAGGCCGAGGTCGAGGGCGGGCAAGATATCGTGCTGGGCCCGGCCGAGGCGCGCTGGGTGCCGGTGTCGGTGCGCATCCCGCCCGATACGGCGGCGCGTCTGGGCAGCGGCAGCATGGGCATGACCATCGTGGTCGAGCGCATGCGCCACGGCGTTGACGCCCAGCTGGACGTCAGAGAAAAATCCACCTTCATGATTCCTCGTTGA
- the ccoP gene encoding cytochrome-c oxidase, cbb3-type subunit III — MSDFVSSGWAWYVAAIVVFGLVYCAFVLIGAARHKVIYDAQGNVDKTTGHVWDGDLQELNNPLPRWWLVLFIITLVFAVAYLSFYPGLGVYQGKLQWSAVGQLEREILKAKETEGQVYAKFDGKSVEDLSRDPAAQAIGERLFLNNCAACHGSDAKGSKSFPNLTDGDWLHGGSPDKIIETITGGRRGQMPPMVAAVGGPDEVRQVANYVLSLSGSGHNAVLAAQGKAKFTAVCAACHGADGKGNQAIGAPNLSDKIWLHGWGEDAIMKAVNHGIVNVMPAQSPRLSDEQIRVVASYVWGLSNNKTRVADAQ; from the coding sequence ATGAGCGACTTCGTTTCAAGTGGATGGGCGTGGTATGTCGCGGCCATCGTGGTGTTCGGGTTGGTGTACTGCGCCTTCGTGCTCATCGGCGCTGCCCGTCACAAGGTGATCTACGATGCCCAGGGCAACGTGGACAAAACCACGGGTCACGTCTGGGACGGCGACTTGCAGGAGTTGAACAATCCCCTGCCGCGCTGGTGGCTGGTGCTGTTCATCATCACCCTGGTGTTTGCCGTGGCTTATCTGTCGTTCTACCCCGGGCTGGGTGTCTACCAGGGCAAGCTGCAATGGAGCGCCGTGGGTCAGCTTGAGCGTGAAATCCTCAAGGCCAAGGAAACCGAGGGCCAGGTGTACGCCAAGTTCGACGGCAAGTCCGTGGAAGACCTCTCGCGTGACCCTGCCGCCCAGGCCATTGGTGAGCGTCTGTTCCTGAACAACTGCGCGGCTTGTCATGGCTCGGATGCCAAGGGCTCCAAGAGCTTCCCCAACCTGACGGACGGTGACTGGCTGCACGGTGGGTCGCCCGACAAGATCATCGAGACCATCACCGGTGGTCGCCGTGGGCAAATGCCCCCGATGGTGGCTGCGGTAGGGGGGCCTGACGAGGTTCGCCAGGTGGCCAACTATGTGTTGAGCCTGTCGGGCAGCGGGCACAACGCGGTGCTGGCCGCCCAGGGCAAGGCCAAGTTCACCGCCGTGTGTGCAGCCTGCCACGGTGCCGATGGCAAGGGCAACCAGGCCATTGGTGCGCCCAACCTGAGCGACAAGATCTGGCTGCACGGCTGGGGTGAAGACGCCATCATGAAGGCCGTCAACCATGGCATCGTCAACGTGATGCCTGCGCAAAGCCCACGTCTGTCTGATGAGCAGATTCGGGTGGTGGCGTCCTACGTGTGGGGCCTGTCCAACAACAAGACCCGCGTGGCAGACGCCCAATGA
- a CDS encoding cbb3-type cytochrome oxidase subunit 3, whose product MDVMDLRSLFTVACLGVFVGIVVWAYSRGNKAQFEEAAKLPLSED is encoded by the coding sequence ATGGACGTCATGGATCTGAGAAGCCTCTTCACCGTGGCATGTCTGGGCGTGTTCGTGGGCATTGTGGTCTGGGCGTATTCGCGCGGCAACAAGGCCCAGTTCGAAGAGGCGGCCAAGCTGCCTCTTTCAGAAGATTGA
- the ccoO gene encoding cytochrome-c oxidase, cbb3-type subunit II produces the protein MADNNHKPKLFSHERIETSNFLMIVLTLVVVAFGGLVEIVPLFFQQSTTQPVDGLKPYTALQLAGRDVYLREGCYGCHSQMIRPFRAETLRYGHYSVAGEFVYDHPFQWGSKRTGPDLHRVGGKYSDEWHRVHLINPRDVVPESNMPAYPWLETATVNAKGLAPRMEALRKVGVPYSDDEIKAAEAEVEGKTELQALIAYLQVLGTAVK, from the coding sequence ATGGCTGACAACAATCACAAGCCCAAGCTGTTTTCCCACGAACGGATCGAAACCAGCAACTTCCTGATGATCGTCCTGACCCTGGTGGTCGTGGCGTTCGGTGGTCTGGTGGAAATCGTTCCCCTGTTTTTCCAGCAAAGCACCACGCAACCGGTCGACGGCCTCAAGCCTTACACCGCCTTGCAGTTGGCTGGTCGTGACGTTTACCTGCGTGAGGGCTGCTACGGCTGCCACTCGCAGATGATCCGTCCCTTCCGCGCTGAAACCCTGCGTTATGGCCACTACTCGGTGGCGGGCGAGTTCGTGTACGACCACCCCTTCCAATGGGGCTCCAAGCGCACCGGCCCCGACCTGCACCGGGTTGGCGGCAAGTACTCCGACGAATGGCATCGCGTGCACTTGATCAACCCGCGTGATGTGGTGCCCGAGTCCAACATGCCGGCCTACCCCTGGCTGGAGACCGCCACGGTCAACGCCAAGGGTCTGGCGCCCCGCATGGAAGCCCTGCGCAAGGTGGGCGTGCCTTACTCCGATGACGAGATCAAGGCCGCCGAAGCCGAGGTGGAAGGCAAGACCGAGCTGCAAGCTCTGATCGCCTACCTGCAGGTGCTGGGCACTGCCGTCAAGTAA
- the ccoN gene encoding cytochrome-c oxidase, cbb3-type subunit I, with translation MATTHSATYNDKVVRQFAIAAVVWGVVGMAVGVLIASQLAWPELNFGIPWLSYGRLRPLHTNAVIFAFGGCALFATSYHVVQRTCQTRLFAGPLASFTFWGWQLVIVAAALSLPMGYTQGKEYAELEWPIDILITLVWVAYAVVFFGTIGIRKVRHIYVANWFYGAFIIAVALLHIVNSAAIPVFDNGVLSPKSYSAYAGVQDAMVQWWYGHNAVGFFLTAGFLGMMYYYIPKQAERPVYSYRLSIVHFWALIFTYMWAGPHHLHYTALPDWTQSVGMVFSLILLAPSWGGMINGIMTLSGAWYKLRDDAILKFLIVALSFYGMSTFEGPMMSIKTVNSLSHYTDWTVGHVHSGALGWVGLISMGSLYYLIPRMFGRKTMYSVSAISVHFWAATIGIVLYIAAMWIAGVMQGLMWRAVNADGTLVYTFVESVKATYPFYVIRVAGGLLYLGGMILMLWNTVMTAMAGRAVNAPIPQATPAHA, from the coding sequence ATGGCAACCACCCACTCTGCCACATACAACGACAAGGTTGTCCGGCAGTTCGCCATTGCCGCCGTCGTCTGGGGCGTCGTCGGTATGGCGGTCGGCGTCCTGATCGCGTCCCAACTGGCTTGGCCGGAACTCAATTTCGGCATCCCCTGGCTGTCCTACGGGCGGCTGCGTCCCCTGCACACCAACGCCGTGATTTTCGCGTTCGGCGGTTGTGCGCTGTTCGCCACGTCTTACCACGTGGTGCAACGAACCTGTCAAACCCGACTGTTTGCAGGCCCATTGGCCTCCTTCACGTTCTGGGGTTGGCAATTGGTCATCGTTGCCGCTGCGCTGTCTTTGCCCATGGGTTACACCCAAGGCAAGGAATATGCCGAGCTGGAATGGCCCATTGACATCCTGATCACCCTGGTCTGGGTGGCCTATGCCGTGGTCTTCTTCGGCACCATCGGCATCCGCAAGGTGCGCCACATCTACGTGGCCAACTGGTTCTACGGCGCGTTCATCATCGCTGTGGCCCTGCTGCACATCGTCAACAGCGCCGCCATCCCGGTGTTCGACAACGGCGTCCTGTCGCCCAAGTCTTACTCTGCCTACGCGGGCGTGCAAGACGCCATGGTGCAATGGTGGTACGGCCACAATGCCGTGGGCTTCTTCCTGACCGCCGGCTTCCTGGGCATGATGTACTACTACATCCCCAAGCAGGCCGAACGTCCGGTTTACTCCTACCGCCTGTCCATCGTCCACTTCTGGGCGCTGATCTTCACCTACATGTGGGCGGGTCCTCACCACCTGCACTACACCGCGCTGCCTGACTGGACCCAATCCGTCGGCATGGTGTTCTCGCTGATCCTGCTGGCACCATCTTGGGGCGGCATGATCAACGGCATCATGACCCTGTCGGGTGCCTGGTACAAGCTGCGTGACGACGCCATCCTGAAGTTCCTGATCGTGGCCCTGTCGTTCTACGGCATGTCCACCTTCGAAGGTCCGATGATGTCCATCAAGACCGTGAACTCGCTGTCGCACTACACCGACTGGACGGTGGGCCACGTGCACTCGGGCGCCCTGGGCTGGGTGGGTCTGATCTCGATGGGATCGCTCTACTACCTGATCCCGCGCATGTTCGGGCGCAAGACCATGTACAGCGTCTCGGCCATTTCGGTGCACTTCTGGGCCGCCACCATCGGCATCGTGCTGTACATCGCTGCGATGTGGATCGCCGGTGTGATGCAGGGCCTGATGTGGCGTGCAGTGAATGCCGACGGCACCCTGGTCTACACCTTCGTCGAAAGCGTGAAGGCCACCTATCCCTTCTACGTGATCCGCGTCGCGGGCGGCCTGCTCTACCTGGGCGGCATGATCCTGATGCTGTGGAACACCGTGATGACCGCCATGGCTGGTCGCGCCGTCAACGCGCCGATCCCCCAGGCCACGCCGGCACACGCCTGA
- the ccoS gene encoding cbb3-type cytochrome oxidase assembly protein CcoS yields MEILYVLLPVSVLLVLAILAVLGWAVFNGQFEDIEQEAVRILKTDEEKPEDKVEPYQN; encoded by the coding sequence ATGGAAATCCTCTACGTCTTGCTCCCCGTGTCCGTTTTGCTGGTGCTGGCCATCCTGGCCGTGCTGGGCTGGGCGGTCTTCAATGGTCAATTTGAAGACATCGAGCAAGAAGCCGTTCGCATCTTGAAGACAGACGAGGAAAAACCTGAGGATAAGGTTGAGCCTTATCAAAATTAG